In the genome of Cupriavidus malaysiensis, one region contains:
- the dctA gene encoding C4-dicarboxylate transporter DctA, which translates to MKLRSLFKHLYVQVLIGLMLGITVGHYWPDIGASLKPLGDGFVKLVKMMIAPVVFCTIVTGITSLSDTKEIGKTLLKSMGLFYALTIIALLTGLVTVFLMQPGTGMHIDPKQLDASVAARFANDIHIQGFSDFALHIIPNAFVGAFAQGEVLPVLLLAVLCGFGLTRIGSAARPVLDTIDGFSHMLFAVFGVIMRVAPIGAFGAMAFTVGRYGIKSIGSLGLLIGTFYVACSFFVVVVLGLLCRLHGFRLWQLLRYIKEELLVVLGTSSSEPVLPRLLLKLERLGCKKGVVGLVLPTGYSFNLDGTAIYLTLASMFIAQACDIHLTWHQIAAMLGIMLLTSKGAAGVTGSGFVALVATLTVMPDLPVAGVALIVGIDRFMSEARALTSTISNVVACIVVSMWEKACDRDVLKRELTSNYPFTEEKLEAGDAPSVVTAGPSPL; encoded by the coding sequence GTGAAACTACGGAGCCTATTCAAGCACTTATACGTCCAGGTACTCATCGGACTGATGCTCGGCATCACTGTCGGTCACTACTGGCCGGATATCGGTGCATCCCTCAAACCGCTCGGCGATGGGTTCGTCAAGCTGGTCAAGATGATGATCGCGCCGGTCGTGTTCTGTACGATCGTGACCGGTATTACGTCGCTTAGCGATACCAAGGAGATCGGAAAGACTCTGCTGAAGTCGATGGGGTTATTTTATGCACTGACCATCATTGCCTTGCTGACCGGTCTCGTCACGGTGTTTCTGATGCAGCCCGGCACAGGTATGCACATCGACCCGAAGCAACTCGACGCGAGCGTTGCGGCGCGCTTTGCCAACGACATCCATATCCAAGGCTTTTCCGACTTTGCATTGCACATCATCCCGAATGCGTTCGTCGGGGCGTTCGCGCAAGGTGAGGTCCTGCCTGTCCTGTTGCTCGCGGTGTTGTGCGGTTTCGGCCTTACACGCATCGGGTCCGCGGCCCGTCCCGTACTGGACACCATCGACGGCTTTTCCCACATGCTTTTCGCCGTCTTTGGCGTCATCATGCGGGTGGCACCCATCGGGGCTTTCGGGGCGATGGCTTTCACGGTCGGACGCTATGGAATCAAGTCGATTGGTTCTTTGGGGCTCCTCATCGGGACGTTCTATGTTGCCTGTTCCTTCTTCGTCGTAGTGGTACTCGGTCTCCTGTGTCGCCTGCATGGGTTCCGGCTTTGGCAGTTGCTGCGCTATATCAAGGAAGAACTGCTTGTCGTCCTCGGTACATCGTCAAGCGAGCCGGTGCTGCCTCGGTTGTTGTTGAAGCTCGAGCGCTTGGGCTGCAAGAAGGGCGTCGTCGGGTTGGTACTTCCGACAGGGTACTCCTTCAACCTGGACGGCACTGCTATCTATCTGACGCTTGCATCGATGTTTATTGCCCAGGCGTGCGACATCCACCTGACCTGGCATCAGATTGCTGCCATGCTCGGCATCATGTTGCTGACGTCAAAGGGCGCAGCGGGGGTAACCGGGAGCGGATTCGTGGCATTGGTAGCGACACTGACCGTCATGCCCGACCTTCCCGTTGCCGGCGTCGCGCTTATCGTGGGCATTGACCGCTTCATGTCCGAGGCTCGCGCCCTGACGAGTACGATCAGTAACGTCGTCGCCTGTATCGTGGTTTCGATGTGGGAAAAGGCTTGCGATCGTGACGTACTGAAGCGCGAGTTGACTTCGAACTACCCATTCACGGAGGAAAAACTGGAGGCGGGCGATGCGCCGTCCGTGGTCACCGCCGGCCCGTCGCCGCTCTGA
- a CDS encoding class-II fumarase/aspartase family protein, which yields MASTIIDSRIFGDMFSDARMREVWSDENRTAKYLDIERALAKVQGELGIIPKEAADEIVRNCELSQIDWVKLKAKTEQIGYPIIAVVNQINQNCRDGLGEFCHWGATTQDITDTAAVLQMREGLALIEADLDDIAGALAKLAKTYRDTPVIGRSNLQQATPITFGYKMASILAGIDRHRERLQQLKPRVLMGEFGGASGTLSSLQTGAMETQAALMKELGLAQPLISWHTVRDTVAEVGAFLGLVGGSLGKIAMDVKLMMQTEVAEVFEPFAPGRGSSSTMPQKRNPISCLYIHANIAVARQHAAALMDAMVADHERSTGPWEIEWVSLPEIFCLISGALKQAKFVLQGLEVDADRMRTNIDMTNGLVMSEAVMMGLGPYIGREYAHDLVYDLCRKAIDENRPLIDILATHPEIRGHVTRSQLEAMCDPANNLGQAGVMVDRVLASRR from the coding sequence ATGGCTTCCACAATTATTGACTCGCGCATCTTTGGCGACATGTTCAGTGATGCGCGCATGCGCGAGGTGTGGTCGGACGAGAACCGGACCGCCAAGTACCTTGACATCGAGCGCGCCCTGGCAAAGGTGCAGGGCGAACTCGGTATCATCCCGAAAGAGGCCGCTGACGAAATCGTACGCAACTGCGAACTTTCGCAGATTGACTGGGTAAAGCTCAAAGCCAAAACCGAGCAAATCGGCTATCCAATCATCGCCGTGGTCAACCAGATCAATCAGAACTGCCGAGACGGCCTCGGCGAGTTCTGTCACTGGGGAGCCACGACCCAGGACATCACTGACACCGCGGCGGTGCTGCAAATGCGTGAGGGTCTCGCACTGATCGAGGCGGATCTGGACGACATTGCGGGAGCGCTCGCTAAGCTAGCGAAGACATATCGGGACACACCGGTCATCGGCCGTTCTAACTTGCAGCAAGCCACGCCGATTACGTTCGGCTACAAGATGGCCAGCATCCTGGCTGGCATTGACCGTCACCGCGAGCGGTTGCAGCAGCTCAAGCCGCGTGTACTGATGGGAGAGTTCGGCGGCGCCTCCGGTACGCTTTCTTCTCTGCAGACAGGCGCGATGGAGACGCAAGCCGCGCTGATGAAGGAGCTGGGTCTAGCGCAGCCGCTCATCTCCTGGCATACGGTACGCGACACCGTAGCCGAGGTTGGCGCCTTCCTGGGTCTCGTCGGTGGATCGCTTGGCAAGATTGCCATGGATGTAAAGCTGATGATGCAGACGGAGGTCGCGGAGGTATTCGAACCATTCGCGCCCGGGCGCGGCTCGTCGTCCACCATGCCGCAGAAGCGCAACCCGATTTCGTGCCTATACATCCACGCGAACATTGCAGTGGCGCGACAGCACGCAGCGGCCCTGATGGATGCGATGGTCGCCGACCATGAGCGCTCCACCGGGCCATGGGAAATTGAATGGGTGTCGTTGCCAGAGATCTTCTGCTTGATCTCCGGCGCATTGAAACAGGCGAAATTTGTCCTGCAAGGGCTTGAAGTGGACGCCGACCGCATGCGCACCAACATCGATATGACCAACGGGCTGGTGATGTCCGAAGCGGTGATGATGGGGTTGGGCCCGTACATCGGCCGGGAATATGCGCATGACCTGGTCTATGACCTATGCCGCAAGGCCATCGACGAAAACCGGCCATTGATCGACATACTCGCGACTCACCCGGAAATCCGCGGACATGTCACACGATCTCAACTCGAGGCGATGTGCGACCCCGCCAATAACCTGGGGCAGGCTGGCGTGATGGTCGACCGCGTGCTTGCAAGCCGGCGTTGA
- a CDS encoding CaiB/BaiF CoA transferase family protein: MQPLKDITVVTFEHAIAAPFATRQLADLGARVIKIERPGVGDFARGYDERVRGLASHFVWTNRSKESLTLDVKHPAAAGVLERLIMNKADVVVQNLAPGAAARLGLGYERLSSVKPELIVCDISGYGDDPVNPGPYRDKKAYDLLIQSEAGFVSVTGTPEEPCKAGPSIADIAAGMYAYSNILAALLQRGQTGRGQRIDISMLESLAEWTSYPLYYAFDGAEPPPRTGASHATIYPYGPFPAGDGVTVMLGLQNEREWASFCLKVLQQPELVEDPRFTSNPKRVAARTALRQIIVDAFASLTGAQVVERLEIAQIANARVNDMNGVWEHPQLKARCRWTEVGSPRGTLPALLPPGTWNEGPRMDPIPALGQHTDSILAELGYAPHEITALRSDNAV; the protein is encoded by the coding sequence ATGCAACCACTTAAAGACATCACCGTCGTTACCTTCGAGCATGCTATCGCGGCGCCGTTCGCGACCCGTCAGCTAGCCGATCTAGGCGCCCGTGTCATCAAGATCGAAAGGCCGGGCGTGGGCGACTTCGCTCGCGGATACGACGAACGGGTGCGCGGCTTGGCGTCGCATTTCGTCTGGACCAATCGTTCGAAGGAGAGCTTGACGCTGGACGTCAAGCATCCGGCGGCGGCTGGCGTGCTCGAGCGTCTCATCATGAATAAGGCGGACGTCGTGGTGCAGAATCTCGCGCCCGGTGCGGCCGCCCGCTTGGGACTGGGCTATGAGAGGCTCTCCTCAGTCAAGCCGGAATTGATTGTCTGCGACATTTCCGGCTACGGCGATGACCCGGTCAATCCAGGCCCCTATCGGGACAAGAAGGCCTATGATCTGCTGATTCAAAGCGAGGCCGGCTTCGTCTCGGTGACAGGAACCCCCGAGGAGCCCTGCAAGGCTGGACCGTCCATCGCCGATATTGCCGCGGGCATGTATGCCTACAGCAATATTCTGGCCGCGCTGCTCCAGCGCGGTCAGACCGGGCGCGGTCAGCGTATCGATATCTCGATGCTTGAATCGCTGGCGGAGTGGACAAGCTACCCGCTTTACTATGCGTTCGACGGCGCAGAGCCGCCGCCGCGCACTGGCGCAAGTCACGCCACGATCTATCCGTATGGTCCTTTTCCTGCAGGCGACGGCGTCACGGTGATGCTGGGTCTGCAGAATGAACGGGAGTGGGCGAGCTTCTGCCTGAAAGTATTGCAGCAGCCCGAACTTGTCGAGGATCCGCGGTTCACCTCCAACCCGAAGCGGGTGGCTGCGCGCACAGCCTTGCGGCAGATTATCGTGGACGCCTTCGCTTCCCTGACCGGGGCGCAGGTGGTGGAGCGGCTGGAAATCGCGCAGATTGCCAATGCCCGTGTCAACGATATGAACGGGGTCTGGGAACATCCGCAGCTCAAAGCGCGGTGCCGCTGGACCGAGGTTGGATCGCCCCGGGGCACGCTGCCGGCCCTGCTGCCGCCGGGCACCTGGAACGAAGGGCCGCGTATGGACCCGATCCCTGCCCTTGGTCAACACACCGACTCCATTCTTGCGGAACTCGGATACGCCCCCCACGAGATTACGGCACTGCGTTCGGACAATGCGGTGTGA
- a CDS encoding FAS1-like dehydratase domain-containing protein yields MNEQAVDPRTWIGRREQHEDTITAVPVTALRATLDYPAAPQPTGTPLPPLWHWLYFLPMHRQSEIGADGHAKRGGFLPPVPLPRRMWAGGQFEFRAPLRVGDRVVRTSTIDDVSTKEGRTGKLVFVKVRHEVCVEGLLEPSLVEFHDIVYREAQPSGDVAAIPQAAPSDAAWRRRIVPDDVLLFRYSALTFNGHRIHYDRRYVTEVEGYPGLIVHGPLIATLLLDLLRRELPQADVASFRFRAVRPTFDLHPFHVNGQPQADGKTIHLWASDHEGWLTMDATAVLR; encoded by the coding sequence ATGAACGAACAGGCAGTGGACCCGCGGACATGGATCGGACGCAGGGAGCAGCACGAAGATACGATTACCGCGGTTCCCGTGACTGCTCTGCGGGCTACGCTGGACTATCCGGCTGCACCGCAGCCGACTGGTACGCCATTGCCCCCGCTGTGGCATTGGCTCTACTTTCTTCCCATGCACCGACAGAGCGAGATCGGTGCGGATGGTCATGCCAAGCGTGGTGGCTTCCTGCCTCCCGTGCCTTTGCCACGCCGCATGTGGGCTGGTGGCCAGTTTGAATTTCGTGCTCCGCTTCGTGTAGGCGACCGCGTTGTGCGCACCTCGACCATCGATGACGTCTCGACCAAGGAAGGCAGGACCGGCAAGCTGGTCTTCGTCAAGGTCCGTCATGAGGTGTGCGTCGAAGGGCTCCTTGAGCCCTCGCTGGTGGAGTTTCATGACATCGTCTATCGCGAGGCACAGCCATCGGGTGATGTTGCCGCCATACCCCAGGCGGCACCTTCTGATGCGGCCTGGCGGCGCCGAATCGTGCCGGACGATGTACTGCTGTTCCGCTATTCGGCGCTGACATTCAATGGCCACCGCATTCACTATGACCGCCGCTATGTGACCGAAGTGGAAGGATACCCGGGCCTCATCGTACACGGACCCCTTATCGCGACGCTGTTGCTGGACCTGCTTCGGCGCGAGCTGCCGCAAGCTGACGTGGCGAGCTTCCGCTTTCGCGCAGTGCGTCCGACATTCGACCTGCACCCCTTCCACGTCAATGGGCAGCCTCAGGCTGACGGCAAGACCATTCATCTTTGGGCGTCGGACCATGAAGGATGGCTGACCATGGACGCCACTGCCGTCTTGCGCTGA
- a CDS encoding porin: MRIRQPHRTWTYKDLATGVALGVAISGAAQAQASSGVNLYGIIDTNIRYSNNNAGDKHLAELSDGYFNGSRWGMRGSEALGEGLSAIFNLESGFDPTTGVSSQGTATANYGQQGTGGQGRLFGRQAWVGLSKEGAGRLTFGRQFTTAYDAAGRFQPNGHPNLDAVTIINGYTGPRQDNMAKFFGQWGALSTGAHYTFGEVPGQTKRSSSYGISLGYTRGPVDVGAFWQQANALTTPEARKVWGLGGNYQWGIVKLTFGYLNNRFDVSPTRNDVFTGGLAVSATRALTLSVASHYDRQRNAEGSRIMVTGVADYNLSKRTDVYAEVDFNRIHGGYARPSFMGVKGSKVGGGIGLRHRF, encoded by the coding sequence ATGCGCATCAGGCAACCGCATAGAACCTGGACGTACAAAGACCTGGCAACCGGAGTTGCCTTGGGAGTCGCCATCAGCGGGGCAGCGCAGGCCCAAGCCTCGTCTGGTGTCAATCTTTACGGCATCATCGATACCAACATCCGGTACTCCAATAACAATGCCGGGGACAAGCACCTTGCAGAACTGAGCGACGGATATTTCAACGGATCGCGCTGGGGCATGCGCGGCAGCGAGGCGCTCGGTGAGGGGCTGTCCGCCATCTTCAATCTGGAAAGCGGCTTCGACCCAACGACAGGCGTATCGTCACAAGGTACGGCGACCGCCAACTATGGGCAGCAGGGCACGGGCGGACAAGGGCGCCTGTTCGGGCGGCAAGCGTGGGTGGGTCTGAGTAAGGAGGGGGCAGGCAGACTGACGTTCGGGCGTCAATTTACGACGGCCTACGATGCAGCAGGTCGCTTTCAGCCGAACGGACATCCAAATCTGGACGCCGTCACTATCATCAACGGCTATACGGGGCCGCGCCAAGACAACATGGCCAAGTTCTTTGGGCAATGGGGGGCGCTGTCGACAGGCGCTCACTATACCTTCGGCGAAGTGCCTGGCCAGACGAAGCGCAGTTCCAGTTACGGGATCTCGCTTGGCTACACGAGAGGTCCGGTCGACGTCGGCGCCTTCTGGCAACAGGCCAACGCGTTGACAACTCCCGAGGCGCGAAAGGTATGGGGACTGGGCGGCAACTACCAGTGGGGAATCGTCAAATTGACATTTGGCTACCTCAACAACCGATTTGACGTGAGCCCGACACGCAATGACGTCTTTACAGGCGGCTTGGCGGTATCCGCGACTCGAGCCCTGACACTATCCGTAGCGTCACACTACGATCGCCAGCGCAACGCCGAAGGCAGCCGCATCATGGTCACGGGTGTTGCTGACTACAACCTGTCGAAGCGCACCGATGTCTACGCTGAGGTGGACTTCAACCGCATCCATGGCGGTTACGCGCGTCCTTCCTTCATGGGCGTCAAGGGCAGCAAGGTCGGTGGCGGTATCGGCTTGCGGCACCGCTTCTGA
- a CDS encoding Hsp20/alpha crystallin family protein, translating into MSDLFSGADLFSELDRMQRQMASLFGGFPSSLRTGRFGAFPPVNIGSTDDSIEIVAFAPGIKQDKLEVSIDKGLLTISGEREAAYHGCDPEARLYAQERFAGAFRRVIELPQGADPDKVQARYANGCLSIRVGKRESSKPRAIAIQ; encoded by the coding sequence ATGAGTGACCTTTTCTCGGGAGCCGACCTCTTCAGCGAACTCGACCGCATGCAAAGACAGATGGCGAGTTTGTTCGGTGGTTTCCCTTCCAGCCTTCGTACCGGACGCTTCGGCGCCTTTCCACCCGTCAATATCGGCTCCACGGACGACTCCATCGAGATCGTCGCATTCGCACCGGGCATCAAGCAAGACAAGCTCGAGGTGTCGATCGACAAGGGCTTGTTGACCATCAGCGGCGAGCGCGAAGCGGCGTATCACGGGTGCGATCCGGAAGCACGGCTATACGCGCAAGAGCGGTTTGCCGGCGCGTTCCGACGCGTGATCGAGTTGCCGCAAGGCGCCGATCCCGACAAGGTGCAGGCGCGCTACGCCAACGGCTGCTTGTCCATCCGTGTTGGCAAGCGTGAGTCCTCAAAGCCGCGGGCAATCGCGATCCAGTAA
- a CDS encoding Hsp20/alpha crystallin family protein, protein MTDSTEVAKRDPNALAQREEDRSTPTMTLLPAVDIIEDRSGVTLWADLPGVTKDKLEVHVHDGNLNIEAEAIVPMPPGLRVQHAEIRQPHFARAFSLSPDLDAAKIEANLQDGVLKLTIPRRDEARPRRIEVTVA, encoded by the coding sequence ATGACCGATAGTACCGAAGTCGCCAAGCGCGACCCGAACGCGCTGGCACAACGCGAGGAAGACCGGTCGACGCCGACCATGACACTGCTCCCCGCAGTCGACATCATCGAGGACCGCAGTGGCGTCACCCTCTGGGCCGATCTGCCAGGCGTGACCAAGGACAAGCTCGAGGTGCATGTCCACGACGGCAACCTCAATATCGAGGCAGAGGCGATCGTGCCGATGCCGCCCGGGCTGCGTGTGCAACATGCAGAGATCCGTCAGCCGCACTTCGCGCGTGCGTTCTCGCTGAGTCCCGACCTCGATGCGGCGAAGATCGAGGCGAACCTGCAGGACGGGGTATTGAAGCTGACGATTCCGCGTCGCGACGAAGCTCGTCCGCGCCGCATTGAAGTCACCGTGGCGTGA
- a CDS encoding Hsp20/alpha crystallin family protein: MRSIPLPDGLDLDHVDARFERGLLTLRLPKSGAQPPPVRRIEVK; the protein is encoded by the coding sequence ATGCGCAGTATTCCGCTGCCGGATGGCCTCGATCTGGACCATGTCGATGCCCGATTCGAACGAGGCCTGCTAACCCTGCGCCTACCCAAGTCAGGTGCGCAGCCACCCCCCGTCAGGAGAATCGAGGTCAAGTAA
- a CDS encoding BON domain-containing protein yields METVKRLLSDSAITIKVRVELIAAKGLDSTGIKVSTNNGVVHLGGKVKNDNDHLAALKAAVSVTGVDTVEDEMQVGG; encoded by the coding sequence ATGGAAACAGTAAAAAGACTGCTGAGTGACAGTGCGATTACCATAAAGGTAAGAGTTGAGCTGATTGCAGCGAAAGGTCTCGATTCCACTGGCATCAAAGTCAGCACCAACAATGGCGTGGTGCATCTTGGAGGCAAGGTGAAGAATGATAACGATCACCTGGCAGCACTTAAGGCGGCCGTATCGGTGACGGGGGTCGACACCGTGGAAGATGAGATGCAGGTTGGCGGGTAG
- the fabF gene encoding beta-ketoacyl-ACP synthase II: protein MHITPTANRRIVVTGMGMVSPLGCGVELAWQRLLAGQSGLRRLPDSMTADIAARVGGVVPDVHEDGCGGFDIDRFVSTKDQRKIDRFIAFALAAAQEALAQAQWAPADEASQRRTATVIASGIGGFPAIAGAVRTTETRGPKRLSPFTIPSFLVNLAAGHVSIRHGLKGPMGAPVTACAASIQAIGDAARLIRCGEADIAVCGGAEAAIDRVSLGAFAAAKTLSTGFNDTPTRASRPFDRARDGFVMGEGAGMLVIESLEHALARGAAPLVELIGYGTSADAFHITSGPEDGSGARRSMQTALTQAGLTPSDLQHLNAHATSTPVGDLGELAAVRDLFGVDVPLAITSTKSATGHLLGAAGGVAAIFTALALRDQVVPMTLNLEQPDALAEGLDIVRDAPRHLPIVHAMANGFGFGGVNASVVFKRWRA from the coding sequence ATGCACATCACGCCCACTGCGAACCGCCGAATCGTCGTCACCGGGATGGGAATGGTCTCGCCGCTGGGGTGCGGAGTCGAGCTGGCGTGGCAGCGGCTGCTGGCCGGCCAGTCGGGCTTGCGCCGGCTACCGGATTCGATGACGGCGGACATCGCGGCCCGCGTGGGCGGTGTGGTGCCCGACGTGCACGAGGACGGGTGCGGCGGCTTCGACATCGACCGCTTCGTGTCGACCAAGGACCAGCGCAAGATCGACCGCTTCATCGCCTTCGCGCTCGCCGCCGCGCAAGAGGCACTCGCGCAGGCGCAATGGGCCCCGGCCGACGAAGCGTCCCAGCGGCGCACCGCCACGGTCATCGCGTCGGGCATCGGTGGATTTCCGGCGATTGCGGGCGCGGTGCGGACGACTGAGACGCGCGGACCGAAGCGTCTGTCGCCGTTCACGATCCCCTCGTTCCTCGTCAACCTTGCGGCGGGCCACGTGTCGATCCGGCACGGCCTGAAGGGGCCGATGGGTGCCCCGGTGACGGCTTGTGCCGCGAGCATCCAGGCCATCGGTGACGCGGCGCGGCTGATCCGCTGCGGCGAGGCCGACATCGCGGTGTGCGGTGGCGCCGAGGCCGCAATCGATCGCGTCAGCCTGGGCGCCTTCGCCGCAGCGAAGACCTTGTCCACCGGCTTCAATGACACACCCACCCGCGCATCGCGACCCTTCGACCGGGCCCGCGACGGTTTCGTGATGGGCGAAGGCGCTGGCATGCTGGTGATCGAATCGCTCGAGCACGCGCTTGCGCGCGGCGCCGCCCCCCTGGTCGAACTCATTGGATATGGCACCAGCGCCGATGCGTTTCACATTACCTCCGGCCCCGAAGACGGCAGCGGCGCGCGACGCTCGATGCAGACGGCGCTGACGCAGGCCGGCCTGACTCCGTCCGACCTGCAGCATCTCAACGCTCACGCGACCTCGACGCCGGTCGGCGACCTGGGCGAATTGGCCGCGGTGCGCGACCTGTTCGGCGTCGACGTCCCGCTCGCCATCACCTCCACCAAGTCGGCGACGGGCCACTTGCTGGGCGCGGCCGGTGGCGTAGCGGCGATCTTCACCGCCCTGGCCTTGCGCGATCAGGTCGTCCCGATGACGCTGAACCTCGAACAGCCGGACGCACTCGCCGAGGGCCTGGACATCGTGCGCGATGCGCCGCGGCACCTGCCGATCGTTCACGCGATGGCCAACGGTTTCGGCTTCGGCGGCGTGAACGCCAGCGTCGTCTTCAAGCGTTGGAGAGCTTGA
- a CDS encoding TetR/AcrR family transcriptional regulator: protein MKVSKTQVAENRLAILQAAARLYRERGFTGVGVADITREAGLTHGGLYRHFESKDALAAEAAEYAFEWKLSELETPDADANTDADGFLRTGVANYLSAQHRDSVGQGCPVAALAADAARETGAIADAFAQGIGRYMTLFAQRRPDGTEAAQIEPEDRVRAISMLSTMVGGLILARATARGLPALSDEILATLRDHLAATWDLDKYNRDGCD from the coding sequence ATGAAAGTCTCGAAAACGCAGGTGGCCGAGAACCGCCTGGCCATCCTGCAGGCCGCGGCCCGGCTATATCGCGAACGCGGTTTCACCGGCGTGGGAGTGGCCGACATCACACGCGAGGCCGGGCTCACCCACGGCGGGCTGTACCGGCACTTCGAATCGAAGGATGCCCTGGCGGCGGAGGCCGCGGAATATGCGTTCGAGTGGAAACTCTCCGAGCTGGAGACACCGGATGCCGATGCGAACACCGACGCCGACGGGTTCCTTCGAACCGGCGTCGCGAATTACCTGTCGGCACAGCATCGCGACAGCGTCGGCCAGGGCTGCCCGGTGGCCGCGCTCGCGGCAGACGCGGCACGCGAAACGGGTGCGATCGCAGACGCTTTCGCCCAAGGCATCGGGCGCTACATGACGCTATTCGCGCAGCGGAGGCCCGATGGCACCGAGGCTGCGCAGATCGAACCCGAGGACCGGGTTCGCGCAATTTCGATGCTGTCGACAATGGTGGGCGGATTGATCCTCGCCCGAGCCACCGCGCGGGGATTGCCCGCGCTATCGGACGAGATTCTCGCGACCTTGCGCGATCATCTTGCGGCCACATGGGACCTCGACAAATACAACCGCGATGGGTGCGACTAG
- a CDS encoding lysophospholipid acyltransferase family protein, which yields MSVSNPSLFIRVLKVVLSRFGRVTVSGVENLYGPEGKIVVCNHVGWADPLWIGYSALPFTLHQMAKKELFDNPVIGWFVRNGGGFPIDRGRPSTAAIKQVISLVQQGKRVLIFPKGTRTRDQIEAKRGAATIALHAKATIIPAHYEGPEHIRLIHLFRRPVIRVTFGAPISTPLDASADKEAALTLTAKLENAMSALA from the coding sequence GTGTCCGTTTCTAATCCATCTTTGTTTATCCGTGTGCTGAAAGTAGTGCTGTCGCGTTTTGGTCGGGTCACGGTGAGTGGCGTTGAAAACTTGTACGGCCCGGAAGGGAAAATCGTGGTATGCAATCACGTCGGGTGGGCAGATCCGCTATGGATCGGGTATTCTGCCCTGCCGTTTACTTTGCATCAGATGGCCAAGAAGGAACTCTTCGACAATCCAGTCATCGGTTGGTTTGTCCGGAACGGAGGTGGGTTTCCCATCGATCGTGGCCGCCCTTCCACTGCGGCCATCAAGCAAGTTATCTCGCTCGTACAACAGGGGAAACGCGTCCTCATATTTCCCAAGGGAACGCGCACCCGCGATCAAATCGAAGCAAAGCGCGGCGCTGCGACTATCGCCTTGCATGCCAAGGCGACAATTATTCCCGCGCATTACGAAGGGCCGGAACATATCCGGCTCATTCATTTATTTCGCCGTCCGGTGATTCGCGTCACATTCGGGGCTCCCATCTCAACTCCCCTGGACGCATCTGCCGATAAAGAGGCAGCGTTGACACTGACGGCGAAACTCGAAAATGCCATGAGCGCCCTGGCCTAG
- a CDS encoding NADPH-dependent F420 reductase, with amino-acid sequence MKIAFLGGGSFGGNLAELLVAAGHEVVVGLRDAARARPGASYRVAALEDAAEHGDLVIIAMLYQACAAALPPLAGRLAGKIVVDPTNALNDDWSPLPLDAGSSAAREIHRLLPGSRLVKCFNTVFADVMTPDRIDRGGHAVTAFIAGDDAQANATVAELAASAGFAPLITGALHNARYLEAMAHLNIQIAVVGGGGTNAGFVYHRVRG; translated from the coding sequence GTGAAAATCGCATTCCTGGGTGGTGGAAGCTTCGGGGGAAACCTGGCCGAGTTGCTGGTGGCTGCCGGGCATGAGGTGGTGGTCGGGCTGCGCGATGCAGCAAGGGCCCGCCCTGGCGCGAGCTACCGCGTGGCAGCGCTCGAAGACGCTGCGGAGCATGGCGATCTCGTCATCATCGCCATGCTCTATCAAGCCTGCGCCGCGGCATTGCCACCGCTGGCCGGGCGGCTGGCGGGCAAGATCGTGGTGGACCCGACCAATGCGCTGAATGACGACTGGTCGCCACTCCCATTGGACGCCGGCAGCTCCGCCGCACGGGAAATCCATCGACTGCTGCCAGGCAGCCGTCTGGTCAAGTGCTTCAACACGGTGTTCGCCGACGTGATGACGCCGGATCGCATCGATCGGGGCGGGCATGCCGTGACCGCGTTCATCGCCGGGGACGACGCGCAGGCCAACGCGACCGTGGCGGAGCTTGCGGCGAGCGCCGGGTTCGCACCGCTGATCACCGGCGCCCTGCACAATGCGCGCTATCTCGAGGCCATGGCACACCTCAATATCCAGATCGCCGTGGTCGGGGGCGGTGGCACGAACGCCGGCTTCGTGTATCACCGGGTCCGCGGCTGA